One Streptomyces sp. ML-6 DNA segment encodes these proteins:
- a CDS encoding CocE/NonD family hydrolase codes for MTTEGGEPIASVTDATLADIAAHGIWRGASLDINPSVLTVARALLAALQGTAPAGALPDELRELVERVLREAGVSFPRIAVTEEIGLSAFAIKQKTSEPRPVVIVPAGWNPYGWMPFMVGYLSLAARGYHVLAYTPRGFGEPGGPFTSDGFIGVAGPDDWSDGSVVIDHAEELFTPSKVGFLGLSYGSGISQLVAAHDAKNRVAAVVALSTWGNLATSLYDNGTRHEKAVELLIGFTGAEEGKEKEKFDEATWRVLQNFQDGQNMEEVVEWGTVRSPETYVDITNARSIPTFCSNTWHESLFPAGEAIATFEKLTVPKHLNLWIGDHGAPEGVGITGMPSGTPFWGYLTPMTEAYAWLDHHLLGAANKVPDWPVVSSQVMFTYETEPTGIGRDRIVKEARREPLRSWSDATIGTESWYLSGTNGDGDAALSDKPSAGWSRAFTAGHETTATAMDDIMETGQKEWFGNPKTYDPAGFDRDRLLVWSTEELAGGRRIRGAARLRLTVRIEEGDAATLVAYLFDVAPDGTARIITHEPLTTTGLNTGTDRTVGWTLQPAAYDLAHGHRLALVVNSRDRLYAFTGTKDATTTITSPTGQEAVLELPLG; via the coding sequence ATGACCACAGAAGGCGGAGAGCCCATCGCGTCGGTCACCGACGCGACCCTCGCCGACATCGCGGCCCACGGCATCTGGCGCGGCGCGAGCCTCGACATCAACCCGTCGGTGCTCACCGTCGCCAGGGCCCTGCTCGCGGCCCTCCAGGGCACGGCCCCGGCCGGGGCGCTCCCCGACGAGCTGCGGGAGCTGGTGGAACGGGTCCTGCGGGAGGCCGGAGTCAGCTTCCCGCGCATTGCCGTGACGGAGGAGATCGGTCTCTCCGCGTTCGCGATCAAGCAGAAGACCTCGGAGCCGCGTCCGGTCGTGATCGTGCCCGCCGGGTGGAACCCGTACGGCTGGATGCCGTTCATGGTCGGCTACCTCTCCCTGGCGGCGCGCGGTTACCACGTTCTGGCTTACACGCCCCGCGGGTTCGGCGAGCCGGGCGGGCCGTTCACGTCCGACGGGTTCATCGGCGTCGCCGGACCGGACGACTGGTCGGACGGCTCGGTGGTGATCGACCACGCGGAAGAGTTGTTCACGCCGAGCAAGGTCGGGTTCCTCGGCCTGTCCTACGGTTCCGGGATCAGCCAGCTGGTCGCCGCGCACGACGCGAAGAACCGGGTCGCTGCCGTGGTCGCCCTGAGCACGTGGGGCAATCTGGCCACCAGCCTCTACGACAACGGCACCCGGCACGAGAAGGCCGTGGAGCTGCTGATCGGCTTCACCGGAGCCGAGGAGGGCAAGGAGAAGGAGAAGTTCGACGAGGCGACGTGGCGCGTTCTCCAGAACTTCCAGGACGGGCAGAACATGGAGGAGGTGGTGGAGTGGGGCACCGTGCGGTCCCCGGAGACCTACGTGGACATCACCAACGCCCGGTCCATCCCGACCTTCTGCTCCAACACCTGGCACGAGAGTTTGTTCCCCGCCGGTGAGGCGATCGCGACCTTCGAGAAGCTCACCGTTCCCAAGCACCTGAACCTGTGGATCGGCGACCACGGCGCCCCGGAAGGCGTCGGCATCACCGGCATGCCGAGCGGCACCCCGTTCTGGGGCTACCTGACACCGATGACGGAGGCCTACGCCTGGCTCGACCACCATCTGCTCGGCGCGGCCAACAAGGTGCCGGACTGGCCGGTGGTCAGCAGCCAGGTGATGTTCACCTACGAGACCGAACCGACCGGCATCGGCCGCGACCGGATCGTCAAGGAAGCACGGCGCGAACCGCTCCGCTCCTGGTCCGACGCCACCATCGGCACCGAGTCCTGGTACCTGAGCGGCACCAACGGGGACGGCGATGCCGCCCTGTCCGACAAGCCGTCCGCGGGCTGGAGCCGGGCGTTCACCGCCGGGCACGAGACCACCGCCACCGCCATGGACGACATCATGGAGACCGGGCAGAAGGAGTGGTTCGGCAACCCCAAGACCTACGACCCGGCCGGCTTCGACCGCGACCGGCTCCTGGTCTGGTCCACCGAGGAACTGGCGGGCGGACGCCGCATCCGCGGCGCCGCCAGGCTCAGGCTCACCGTCCGCATCGAGGAAGGCGACGCCGCGACCCTGGTCGCCTACCTCTTCGACGTGGCCCCGGACGGCACCGCCCGGATCATCACCCACGAGCCCCTCACCACCACCGGCCTGAACACCGGCACGGACCGGACCGTCGGCTGGACGCTCCAGCCCGCCGCCTACGACCTCGCCCACGGCCACCGCCTCGCCCTGGTCGTCAACAGCCGGGACCGCCTCTACGCGTTCACCGGCACGAAGGACGCCACCACCACCATCACCTCCCCGACCGGGCAGGAAGCCGTCCTGGAACTGCCACTCGGCTGA
- a CDS encoding DUF6223 family protein: MSVRYMLAVGAGSLFGGFGLAAPATAHAPVRPIAAGAHELTAGRFVGTGAALVALAGVVIGALTLARSAGRTGNGNGKRGALVSLVAGLIGIVVGAVNLAVADGGPGTGNGVIGGALALLLGPIAAVLGRLARVRSRRTDRLTTPTTSARSHGRGTRAGA, translated from the coding sequence ATGTCCGTCCGTTACATGCTTGCCGTCGGCGCAGGCTCTCTGTTCGGGGGGTTCGGGCTTGCCGCACCGGCGACCGCGCACGCCCCGGTCCGGCCGATCGCCGCCGGTGCCCATGAGCTGACCGCCGGGCGGTTCGTGGGCACCGGGGCCGCACTGGTGGCGCTGGCCGGCGTGGTCATCGGCGCCCTGACCCTGGCCCGCTCCGCCGGCCGAACCGGCAACGGCAACGGGAAGAGGGGAGCCCTCGTGTCCCTGGTGGCGGGACTGATCGGCATCGTCGTCGGCGCGGTGAATCTGGCCGTCGCCGACGGCGGCCCCGGCACCGGCAACGGAGTGATCGGTGGTGCCCTGGCCCTGCTGCTGGGGCCGATCGCAGCGGTCCTCGGCCGACTGGCCCGGGTCCGCTCCCGCCGCACCGACCGGCTGACCACCCCGACCACGAGCGCGCGTTCGCATGGGAGAGGCACAAGGGCAGGGGCTTGA